From the genome of Spinacia oleracea cultivar Varoflay chromosome 2, BTI_SOV_V1, whole genome shotgun sequence, one region includes:
- the LOC110795009 gene encoding probable sugar phosphate/phosphate translocator At2g25520, whose amino-acid sequence MSSGGGSLSDGVIKKIVLSYTYVAIWIFLSFTVIVYNKYILDRKMYNWPYPISLTMIHMTFCSSLAFVLVKVFKVVEPVAMSREVYLSSVVPIGALYAFSLWLSNSAYIYLSVSFIQMLKALMPVAVYSIGVMFKKENFRGETMANMMSISFGVAIAAYGEAKFDAWGVTLQLGAVAFEATRLVMIQILLTSKGISFNPITSLYYVAPCCLVFLSVPWIIVEYPILRDSSSFHLDWFIFGTNSVCAFALNLAVFLLVGKTSALTMNVAGVVKDWLLIAFSWSVIKDTVTPINLFGYGLAFLGVGYYNHTKLQALKAKDAQKKTVQADDEQGRLLEERDGDGIGRRNDSQS is encoded by the coding sequence atGTCAAGTGGGGGTGGATCTTTGAGTGACGGTGTGATAAAGAAGATAGTATTATCCTACACCTACGTAGCAATATGGATCTTCCTAAGTTTCACTGTAATTGTTTACAACAAATACATCTTAGATCGAAAGATGTACAATTGGCCATACCCAATTTCTCTAACCATGATCCACATGACCTTCTGTTCGTCCCTCGCATTCGTGCTCGTCAAAGTTTTCAAGGTGGTGGAGCCGGTGGCGATGTCGCGGGAGGTTTACCTCTCCTCCGTCGTACCAATCGGTGCACTGTATGCGTTTTCCCTGTGGCTGTCAAATTCCGCTTACATCTATCTCAGTGTTTCCTTCATTCAAATGTTGAAAGCCCTAATGCCGGTGGCGGTGTACTCGATTGGGGTAATGTTTAAGAAGGAGAATTTCCGAGGCGAGACGATGGCGAATATGATGTCAATTTCTTTCGGTGTTGCGATCGCCGCGTACGGCGAGGCGAAGTTTGATGCTTGGGGTGTTACTCTTCAATTGGGTGCGGTTGCTTTCGAGGCGACAAGATTGGTTATGATCCAGATCTTGTTGACATCAAAGGGTATAAGTTTCAATCCAATTACTTCATTATACTATGTTGCTCCTTGTTGTTTGGTGTTTCTGTCGGTTCCTTGGATTATTGTTGAGTACCCAATTTTGAGGGATTCGTCAAGTTTTCATCTTGATTGGTTTATTTTCGGGACAAATTCTGTTTGTGCTTTTGCTTTGAATCTTGCTGTTTTCTTGCTTGTGGGGAAGACATCTGCACTGACTATGAATGTTGCTGGGGTTGTGAAAGATTGGCTGTTGATTGCATTCTCTTGGTCTGTGATTAAGGATACTGTTACCCCTATCAATTTGTTTGGTTATGGGTTGGCATTTTTGGGTGTTGGATACTACAATCATACCAAGTTGCAGGCTCTTAAGGCGAAAGACGCCCAGAAGAAGACGGTTCAGGCTGATGATGAGCAGGGTAGGCTGCTTGAAGAAAGAGATGGTGATGGGATTGGTAGGAGGAATGACAGTCAGTCTTGA